The genome window AGGAGCTGGCGGCTGTACTGCCGCTGGGCGGCCCGCTGGAAGACCTCATCCAGCCGCTCGGGCCGCAGCAGGTTCTCCAGAACGGCCCGCACCATGACCGCGGCGGGACAGCGTTCGACAAAACGCTCCAACACTTCGGCTGGCAACATCCCTGTTGTCCTCTCCAGGAGTCCGTCGCAACCTCCAGACAGAGACAGGGTAAGGACTGACTCGCTCACCTTTAAAGGGGTACCCCCTTGACCCCGGCCGCCGTCGCACGTTGGGTTTGAGCAAACAGAGCCGTGCCGGCAAGGACGCGGTCAGCGGCCGGTCGTACCTCTGGCTGGACCCTCCCCGGTGAACGTTGCATAATGAAATGTCGATGTGTCGGTTCGCGTCCGGATTGGTGAGGCAGGGTGATGGCACCGTTTCTCGATGACATGCAGTTCCACACCCGCCGGTACTTCTTCAATCGCGCCGCGGCAGGATTGGGTGGAGCGGCCCTCGCGTCGTGCCTCAACCCACAAGCGTTTGCAAACACCGCCGCCCCACCGCCAGTCGATGCCGCCGGCGCCCTGAAGACCTTCCACCACAAACCGACCGCCAAGCGCGTGATCTGGCTGTTCATGGCGGACGCTCCGTCGCAGCTCGATCTCTTCGACCACAAGCCGAAGCTCGCGGAATACTTCGACAAGGACCTCCCGGACAGCATCCGCAACGGCCAGCGGATCACGACCATGACCTCCGGGCAGACGCGGTTTCCGTGCGCCCCGTCGGTCTTCAAGTTCGCCCAGCACGGACAATCCGGGGCGTGGCTGAGCGAACTGCTGCCGAACATCTCGAAGATCGTCGACGACATCACGATCGTGAAGACGGTCAACACCGAGGCAATCAACCACGACCCGGCGATCACCTATATCCAGACCGGCAGCCAGATCCCGGGCCGCCCCAGCATGGGGGCCTGGGCGTCGTACGGAATCGGCAGTCCCAACGAGAACCTGCCGTCATTCGTGGTCCTGGTCTCTCGGCTCTCGAACGGGGCGACACCGCAGGCTCTCTTCTCGCGGCTGTGGGGCTCGGGCTTCCTGCCGACGCGGCACGCCGGCGTCAGCCTGCGGTCCTCGGGGGACCCGGTCCTGTATCTGAGCGACCCGGCGGGGGTCGACAAGGAGACGCGGCGGCGGATGCTGGACGGCCTCGCGGAGCTGAACCAGCAGCGGTACGCCGAGATGGGAGATCCGGAGATCGTCTCCCGGATTGCGCAGTACGAGATGGCGTTCAAGATGCAGACGTCGGTGCCGGACCTGACCGACATCTCGAAGGAACCCAAGGAGGTCCTCGATATGTACGGGCCGGACGTCACGTCCCCCGGGACGTTCGCCTACAACTGCCTCCTGGCCCGGCGGCTGGCCGAACGGGGAGTGCGGTTCACGCAGGTTTTCCTCCGCGGGTGGGATCACCACGGCAGTCTGCCGGGGAACATCCGCAACCTCGCCCCGCAGTCGGACAAGGCGAGCGCCGCCCTGATCTGGGACCTGAAGCGGTTGGGGCTGCTCGACGACACGCTGGTTGTGTGGGGGGGCGAGTTTGGCCGGACGGTGTACTCGCAGGGGACGCTGACGAAGGACAACTATGGCCGCGACCATCATCCGCGGAACTTCACGATGTGGATGGCGGGCGGCGGAGTGAAGAAGGGGCTTGTGTACGGCGAGACGGACGACTTCAGCTACAACGTGGTCGACAAGCCGGTGCACATCCACGATCTGAACGCCACGATCCTGCACTGTCTGGGGGTCAATCACGAACAGCTGACGTACAAGTTCCAGGGACGGGATTTCCGGCTGACCGATGTTCATGGCAAGGTCGTTTCCGACATCCTGGCCTGATCTCTTTGATGAGTCCTGGAAGAGAGTTCTCCGCTCGATGGACAAGAAGCAGCGCAAGCAGATTGAGGTGATCCGGACGCGGTTGCAGCGGCTGCAGCAGCAGTTGTCGGGAGCGCTCAAGCAGCGGGATGACCAGGCGGAGGTCGACAGGCTGAGGAAGGATGTCGCGACAGCGCAGGCGGAGCTTGATCGGTTAAAAATCGCCCCATAGCCGGGTCCAGGGGCACCCTGGTCAGGGGATGCAAGGGGGAGAATCCCCCTTGCCCGCCGGAGGCCTGGCCGTCGAGAGATGTCTGAAGGACTGAGTGTCCAAACGCGGACAACGTGTTGTATGCCCCGTCACCAACCCGCGGGGTTGCAAAGCGAGCGATGTGATGTGAGGGAGTCCTCGACGCTGATCCTATAAAGGGGACGTCCGTTGCTTACCACGGTTCCTCGTAGAAGTGCCTCCGGCGGCAAGGGCCTGTGTTGTTTCTCTGGGCCCCCTTGACCCCAGGCTGCCGGGGCACGTTGGGTTTGAGCTATCGAGCCGCGCCGGCGGGCGCGCCGGGTTCGCCGCTTTTTCCCGGAAAGCTGTTATCATTCCCGGCTTTCCCCATCGCATCCCCTCGTCCGCACTGCCTCGTCCGCACCCTCCACCGGACGAACTGCCCTTCCATGAATCAATCCGTCGAGACCTCCGCCGCCGCATCCGAAGCCGGTGAGGAGCGCGTCAGCCCTGAAGTCGCCGAGATCCGCCGCGAGGTCCAGCGCCGCCGCACGTTTGCCATCATCTCCCACCCCGACGCCGGTAAGACGACCCTCACCGAAAAGCTCCTGCTGTACTCCGGCTGCGTCGCCGAGGCCGGCGCCGTCCGGGGACGGAAATCGCAACGTGCCGTGACGTCGGACTGGATGGCGATCGAGCGCGAGCGCGGGATCTCGATCACCTCGACCGTCCTCTCGTTTGAGTACGAGGGCTTCCTCCTCAACCTCCTCGACACCCCCGGTCACGAGGACTTCAGCGAAGACACCTACCGGACCCTCACCGCCGCCGACTGCGCGGTGATGGTCATCGACGCCGTGAAGGGGATCGAGGCCCAGACCAAAAAGCTGTTCAAGATCTGCTCCGACCGCCGGATCCCGATCCTGACGTTCATCAACAAGGTCGACCGCCCCGGCTGCGATCCACTCTCGATCCTGAGCCAGATCGAAGAGGTCCTCGGCATCCACGCCATCCCGCACAACTGGCCCGTCGGGACCGGACGGGAGTTCACCGGCGTCGTCAACCGACAGAAGCGGGAACTCCTGCTGTTCAAGCCCGTGGCGCACGGCTCGAACAAAGTGCCGACCGACGTCCGGACGTTCGAGACCGCCGGCGACGTGCTGGACGCCGACCTGCTCGCCAAGGTCCGCGACGAGGTCGACCTGCTCGACTGCGCGGGGGAAGAGTTCCGCCAGGAGGACTTTCTGGCGGGCAAGGTGACGCCGGTTTTCTACGGCAGCGCTCTCAACAACTTCGGCGTCGAGGCGTTCCTGGCCGGGTTCCTCGCGCTCTCCCCGCCGCCGACGCCACGGATGTCGGACGCCGGACCGGTCCCGACCGATGGGCCCGACTTCGGCGGCGTGATCTTCAAGATCCAGGCGAACCTCGACCCGAGGCACCACGACCGCGTCGCGTTCATGCGGGTCTGCACGGGGAAGTTCAGCCGGGACATGGAAATCGTCCTCTCCCGCACGGGGGAGAAGATCCGCGTCAAACGGGCCCAGCGGGTCTTCGCCCAGGAACGCGAGACGATGGATGTCGCCTTTCCGGGGGACGTCCTGGGGGTCGTGATCCCCGGACAGTTCCGGCTGGGAGACACACTGAGCGAGGGGGAGCGGATCCGCTTCTCAGGACAGTGGCTCTTTCCGCCCGAATGCTTCGGGATCCTTCGCTGCACCGAGACCCTCCGCCGCAAGCAGTTCGACAAGGGGCTGTCGCAGCTCGTGGAGGAAGGAGCGATCCAGCTGCTGCACGAACCGTCGGCGATGTCCCGCGAGCCGGTGCTCGCCGCCGTCGGGCAGCTGCAGTTCGACGTTGTTCAGTACCGCCTGGAGGCGGAGTACAACGCCAAGACGACGCTGCAGCGGCTTCCCTATCAGTTCGCCCGCTGGATCTCCGGCGACGAGCAGGACATGGCGAACATCCGCATTCCGTCGACCTCCCGCGAGTTGCGGGACGAGGACGGCCGCGTCGTTCTGCTGTTCGAGTCTGAGGGGATGCTGCGGTACTGCCGCGATATGAACCCCAAACTGACGTTTACGGATACGCGGCCGGCGGGCTGAGCGGGTGCGTTTGCCGGA of Planctomyces sp. SH-PL14 contains these proteins:
- a CDS encoding peptide chain release factor 3, whose amino-acid sequence is MNQSVETSAAASEAGEERVSPEVAEIRREVQRRRTFAIISHPDAGKTTLTEKLLLYSGCVAEAGAVRGRKSQRAVTSDWMAIERERGISITSTVLSFEYEGFLLNLLDTPGHEDFSEDTYRTLTAADCAVMVIDAVKGIEAQTKKLFKICSDRRIPILTFINKVDRPGCDPLSILSQIEEVLGIHAIPHNWPVGTGREFTGVVNRQKRELLLFKPVAHGSNKVPTDVRTFETAGDVLDADLLAKVRDEVDLLDCAGEEFRQEDFLAGKVTPVFYGSALNNFGVEAFLAGFLALSPPPTPRMSDAGPVPTDGPDFGGVIFKIQANLDPRHHDRVAFMRVCTGKFSRDMEIVLSRTGEKIRVKRAQRVFAQERETMDVAFPGDVLGVVIPGQFRLGDTLSEGERIRFSGQWLFPPECFGILRCTETLRRKQFDKGLSQLVEEGAIQLLHEPSAMSREPVLAAVGQLQFDVVQYRLEAEYNAKTTLQRLPYQFARWISGDEQDMANIRIPSTSRELRDEDGRVVLLFESEGMLRYCRDMNPKLTFTDTRPAG
- a CDS encoding DUF1501 domain-containing protein; this translates as MAPFLDDMQFHTRRYFFNRAAAGLGGAALASCLNPQAFANTAAPPPVDAAGALKTFHHKPTAKRVIWLFMADAPSQLDLFDHKPKLAEYFDKDLPDSIRNGQRITTMTSGQTRFPCAPSVFKFAQHGQSGAWLSELLPNISKIVDDITIVKTVNTEAINHDPAITYIQTGSQIPGRPSMGAWASYGIGSPNENLPSFVVLVSRLSNGATPQALFSRLWGSGFLPTRHAGVSLRSSGDPVLYLSDPAGVDKETRRRMLDGLAELNQQRYAEMGDPEIVSRIAQYEMAFKMQTSVPDLTDISKEPKEVLDMYGPDVTSPGTFAYNCLLARRLAERGVRFTQVFLRGWDHHGSLPGNIRNLAPQSDKASAALIWDLKRLGLLDDTLVVWGGEFGRTVYSQGTLTKDNYGRDHHPRNFTMWMAGGGVKKGLVYGETDDFSYNVVDKPVHIHDLNATILHCLGVNHEQLTYKFQGRDFRLTDVHGKVVSDILA